In the Limanda limanda chromosome 1, fLimLim1.1, whole genome shotgun sequence genome, one interval contains:
- the LOC133020634 gene encoding phospholipase A2, minor isoenzyme-like isoform X1: protein MNALRTLFLLAAGLSVALSINDKALNQFRQMILCTMPDSSPIFDYADYGCYCGYGGSGTPVDDLDRCCEVHDKCYSDAMQHDECWPILDNPYTEFYAYSCDEASKTVTCPRNDNNECEHFICECDRKAAECFARSPWIPEHEHLPSDRCQ from the exons ATGAACGCCCTCCGAACTCTGTTTCTCTTGGCCGCCGGCCTCTCTGTGG CCCTGTCTATCAACGACAAGGCGCTCAACCAGTTCAGGCAAATGATCCTGTGCACGATGCCAGACAGCTCGCCGATTTTCGACTACGCTGACTACGGTTGCTACTGTGGATATGGCGGCTCTGGCACGCCTGTGGACGATCTGGACAG GTGCTGCGAAGTGCATGACAAGTGTTACAGTGACGCCATGCAGCACGACGAATGCTGGCCCATCCTGGACAACCCTTACACCGAGTTCTACGCCTACAGCTGTGACGAAGCGAGCAAGACGGTCACCTGTCCCA ggaaCGACAACAACGAATGTGAGCATTTCATCTGCGAGTGTGACAGGAAGGCCGCCGAGTGTTTTGCCAGATCTCCTTGGATCCCCGAGCACGAGCACCTGCCCAGCGACCGCTGTCAGTAG
- the LOC133020770 gene encoding phospholipase A2-like: MNALRTLFLLATCLSVACCGPIQRRSLNQFRKGIQCLVPDSSPVLDYSHYGCYCGWGGSGTPVDNLDRCCQVHDKCYDDAKQLEQCWGIFDNPYTEVYAYSCDEASKMITCGENNNACEMFICECDRKAADCFARSPYNAENKRLPSERCQ, translated from the exons ATGAACGCCCTCCGAACTCTGTTTCTCTTGGCCACCTGCCTCTCTGTGG CTTGCTGTGGTCCAATTCAAAGGAGGTCGCTCAACCAGTTCAGGAAAGGTATCCAGTGCCTGGTGCCCGACAGCTCGCCGGTTTTGGACTACTCTCACTACGGCTGCTACTGTGGATGGGGAGGCTCTGGCACGCCTGTGGACAATCTGGACAG GTGCTGCCAAGTGCACGACAAGTGTTATGATGACGCCAAGCAGCTCGAACAATGCTGGGGCATCTTCGACAACCCTTACACCGAGGTCTACGCCTACAGCTGTGACGAAGCGAGCAAGATGATCACCTGTGGCG agaacAACAATGCATGTGAGATGTTCATCTGCGAGTGTGACAGGAAGGCCGCCGACTGTTTCGCCAGATCGCCTTATAACGCCGAGAACAAGCGACTGCCCAGCGAGCGATGTCAGTAG
- the LOC133010198 gene encoding phospholipase A2-like codes for MNALRTLFLLATCLSVGESLNQFRKGIQCLVPDSSPVLDYSHYGCYCGWGGSGTPVDKLDRCCQVHDKCYDDAKQLEQCWGIFDNPYTEVYAYSCDEASKMITCGENNNACEMFICECDRKAADCFARSPYNAENKRLPSERCQ; via the exons ATGAACGCCCTCCGAACTCTGTTTCTCTTGGCCACCTGCCTCTCTGTGGGTGA GTCGCTCAACCAGTTCAGGAAAGGTATCCAGTGCCTGGTGCCCGACAGCTCGCCGGTTTTGGACTACTCTCACTACGGCTGCTACTGTGGATGGGGAGGCTCTGGCACGCCTGTGGACAAACTGGACAG GTGCTGCCAAGTGCACGACAAGTGTTATGATGACGCCAAGCAGCTCGAACAATGCTGGGGCATCTTCGACAACCCTTACACCGAGGTCTACGCCTACAGCTGTGACGAAGCGAGCAAGATGATCACCTGTGGCG agaacAACAATGCATGTGAGATGTTCATCTGCGAGTGTGACAGGAAGGCCGCCGACTGTTTCGCCAGATCGCCTTATAACGCCGAGAACAAGCGACTGCCCAGCGAGCGATGTCAGTAG
- the LOC133009538 gene encoding phospholipase A2-like isoform X2: MNALRTLFLLATCLSVGESLNQFRKGIQCLVPDSSPVLDYSHYGCYCGWGGSGTPVDNLDRCCQVHDKCYDDAKQLEQCWGIFDNPYTEVYAYSCDEASKMITCGENNNACEMFICECDRKAADCFARSPYNAENKRLPSERCQ, translated from the exons ATGAACGCCCTCCGAACTCTGTTTCTCTTGGCCACCTGCCTCTCTGTGGGTGA GTCGCTCAACCAGTTCAGGAAAGGTATCCAGTGCCTGGTGCCCGACAGCTCGCCGGTTTTGGACTACTCTCACTACGGCTGCTACTGTGGATGGGGAGGCTCTGGCACGCCTGTGGACAATCTGGACAG GTGCTGCCAAGTGCACGACAAGTGTTATGATGACGCCAAGCAGCTCGAACAATGCTGGGGCATCTTCGACAACCCTTACACCGAGGTCTACGCCTACAGCTGTGACGAAGCGAGCAAGATGATCACCTGTGGCG agaacAACAATGCATGTGAGATGTTCATCTGCGAGTGTGACAGGAAGGCCGCCGACTGTTTCGCCAGATCGCCTTATAACGCCGAGAACAAGCGACTGCCCAGCGAGCGATGTCAGTAG
- the LOC133011579 gene encoding protein phosphatase 1 regulatory subunit 3C-like gives MSYTRVLHAFGGHPHAAVMPVDLARYLSLSRRQPLHPLVPSTPLKPAQRYSHPTDFPPKTGLHSPHHSSSSSPSALPSSSEPRSCFRRDSGGGNKKRRVVFADARGLALTAVRLFIPEPSAAAPALVMKHTVAKLQGQEAASSKLERHRFRPGFPQPTQDLKNFLTRLREMHVQLGVCSITDHSLSGKVCVSHDSKEKAVHIKVTFDSWRSHHDIPCTFLQQQRCGGSDMMSVFTFDLGLPQNIDPKERIEFCVYFRPGAGTTAHWDDNRGQNYRLVVEKDAPNTNQGDANRFYPTLSKQRPPTWPSREQTSADLQLLHRTLSSRVREEWKTLVLS, from the exons ATGAGTTACACGAG AGTTCTGCACGCCTTCGGAGGTCACCCCCACGCCGCCGTGATGCCCGTTGACCTCGCCAGGTACCTGAGCCTCAGCCGGCGCCAGCCTCTCCATCCCCTGGTGCCCTCCACTCCTCTGAAACCAGCCCAGCGGTATTCTCATCCGACTGACTTTCCGCCCAAGACCGGCCTCCACTCCCCtcatcactcctcctcctcttcaccctcagCGCTGCCCTCCTCCTCGGAGCCTCGGAGCTGTTTCCGCAGGGACAGCGGTGGTGGGAACAAGAAGCGTCGGGTGGTGTTTGCGGATGCCAGGGGGCTGGCGCTCACCGCTGTGCGGCTCTTCATCCCGGAGCCCTCGGCTGCTGCTCCGGCCCTGGTGATGAAACACACTGTGGCCAAACTGCAAGGCCAAGAGGCCGCCTCCAGCAAACTGGAGCGCCACAGGTTCCGCCCTGGTTTCCCGCAGCCGACACAAGACTTAAAAAACTTCCTGACACGACTGAGGGAGATGCACGTTCAGCTGGGAGTCTGCAGCATTACAGATCACTCCCTGAGCGGGAAAGTGTGCGTGTCACATGACAGTAAGGAGAAGGCCGTGCACATAAAGGTGACCTTTGATTCTTGGAGGAGCCATCACGACATCCCGTGCAcgttcctgcagcagcagcgctGTGGCGGCTCGGATATGATGAGCGTGTTTACCTTTGACCTGGGCTTACCCCAGAACATTGATCCAAAGGAGAGAATCGAGTTTTGCGTGTACTTCCGGCCAGGAGCTGGCACGACGGCCCACTGGGACGACAACAGGGGGCAGAACTATAGGCTGGTCGTGGAGAAAGATGCACCGAACACAAACCAGGGGGACGCTAACCGGTTCTACCCAACACTGTCCAAACAACGGCCACCGACTTGGCCTTCACGTGAGCAGACCTCTGCTGATCTGCAGCTTCTTCACAGGACTTTGTCGAGCCGAGTCAGAGAAGAGTGGAAAACCCTTGTGCTCAGCTGA